The Iamia sp. SCSIO 61187 genomic sequence TGCGAACTCGGTGGTGGATGTGGGACGTTCGTCCCACATCTGCCACCGAGTTCGCCGGCGGTCTCGGCGGTCTCGGCGGCCTCGGCCTGGGTGATCAGCTCGGCGAGGCGGGCGGCCAGCTCGCGCTTGGGCTTGTCGTGGGCGACCCGGAACGGCTCGACGTCGACGGTGAGGGCGGCCACCTCCTCGTAGAGCGGCGTGCGGGCCTCGGCCAGACGGGTCAGGGCGGCGACGGGGTCGTCGTCGAGCAGGGGCCGGTGGCCCGGCTTCTGGGCCACGCGGGAGGCGAGGTAGGGCACGCCGGCCCGCAGCCAGACGACCAGGGCCCGGTCCCGCAGCAGGTCCCGGGTGCCGGGGGCGAGGACGGCGCCCCCGCCGGCGGCCACGACGGCCGGGCCCGGGGCGGACAGGAGGTCGGCGAGCAGGTCGGCCTCGGCGGCGCGGAACGCGGCCTCGCCCTCGGCGGCGAACCAGTCCCGCACGCTGCGGCCCGAGCGGCGGACGAGCTCGTCGTCGGCGTCGACGAAGGGCCGGCCGAGCCGCTTGGCCAGGCGGCGGCCGACGCTGCTCTTGCCGGCGCCGGGCATGCCGACGAGGACGATCGGGGCGGGCGGTGGCGCCGCCTGCTCAGCCAAGGGGGCTGTCCCGGAGGGCGGCCAGGTAGGCGGCCCGGTTGCGGCGGGTCTCCTCCACGGTGTCGCCACCGAACTTGCGGGCGACCTCGTCGGCCAGCACCAGGGCCACCATCGTCTCGGCCACCACGCCCATCGCCGGGACGGCGGTGACGTCGGTGCGCTCCTTGAACGAGACCGTCTCCTCCTTGGTGAGCACGTCGACGGTGCCGAGGGTGGGCCGGTTGAGCGACGCCAGGGGCTTCATGGCCACCCGGGCGATGACCGGCTCACCCGAGGACATGCCGCCCTCGACGCCGCCGGCCCGGGCGCTGGTGCGCGGGTAGGTGCGGGCGTCGGGGT encodes the following:
- a CDS encoding shikimate kinase, with product MAEQAAPPPAPIVLVGMPGAGKSSVGRRLAKRLGRPFVDADDELVRRSGRSVRDWFAAEGEAAFRAAEADLLADLLSAPGPAVVAAGGGAVLAPGTRDLLRDRALVVWLRAGVPYLASRVAQKPGHRPLLDDDPVAALTRLAEARTPLYEEVAALTVDVEPFRVAHDKPKRELAARLAELITQAEAAETAETAGELGGRCGTNVPHPPPSSQGVGS